From the Rhinatrema bivittatum chromosome 3, aRhiBiv1.1, whole genome shotgun sequence genome, one window contains:
- the NKX2-2 gene encoding homeobox protein Nkx-2.2, producing MSLTNTKTGFSVKDILDLPDTNDEEGSIAEGADEETEGSESPPKSGVLGQSPLETVQNLPLKNPFYDSSDNPYTRWLASTESIQYSLHGLASGNSQQDSSSKSPEPSADESPDNDKETAGGGDAGKKRKRRVLFSKAQTYELERRFRQQRYLSAPEREHLASLIRLTPTQVKIWFQNHRYKMKRARAEKGMEVTPLPSPRRVAVPVLVRDGKPCHALKAQDLAAATFQAGLPFSAYSAQSLQHMQYNAHYSSASSQYPTAHHLMQAQQWTW from the exons ATGTCGCTAACCAACACAAAGACCGGGTTTTCTGTCAAGGACATCTTAGATCTCCCTGACACCAATGACGAGGAAGGATCCATCGCGGAAGGAGCGGACGAAGAGACTGAGGGGTCGGAGTCCCCCCCAAAATCTGGAGTTTTGGGGCAAAGCCCATTAGAAACTGTGCAGAACTTGCCTTTGAAGAATCCCTTTTATGACAGCAGTGATAATCCTTACACGCGGTGGCTTGCCAGCACAGAGAGCATCCAGTATTCGT TGCACGGGTTGGCATCCGGCAACTCGCAGCAGGACTCCTCGTCCAAGTCCCCCGAGCCTTCGGCCGACGAATCCCCGGACAACGACAAGGAGACGGCGGGCGGCGGGGACGCCGGCAAGAAGCGGAAGCGCCGGGTGCTCTTCTCCAAGGCGCAGACCTACGAGCTGGAGCGCCGCTTCCGGCAGCAGCGCTACCTCTCGGCGCCCGAGCGCGAGCACCTGGCCAGCCTCATCCGCCTGACGCCCACGCAGGTGAAGATCTGGTTCCAGAACCACCGCTACAAGATGAAGCGGGCCCGGGCGGAGAAAGGTATGGAAGtgacccctctcccctccccgcgGCGCGTGGCCGTGCCCGTGCTGGTCCGGGACGGCAAGCCCTGCCACGCGCTCAAAGCGCAGGACTTGGCGGCGGCCACTTTCCAGGCTGGCCTCCCCTTCTCCGCCTATAGCGCCCAGTCGCTGCAGCATATGCAATATAACGCCCACTACAGCTCGGCCAGCAGTCAGTACCCCACGGCGCATCACTTGATGCAAGCCCAGCAGTGGACTTGGTGA